In Mycolicibacterium alvei, a single window of DNA contains:
- a CDS encoding DUF3000 domain-containing protein, protein MSATTVRPEIELGPIRPPQRLAPYSYALGAEVRHPETTVVPERSEGDAFGRLILLHDPEGAEAWDGTMRLVAYIQADLDSSEAVDPLLPEVAWSWLVDSLEARAEHVTALGGTVTATTSVRYGDISGPPRAHQLELRASWTATDLELGPHVEAFCEVLEHAAGLPPAGVTDLNSRTRA, encoded by the coding sequence ATGAGTGCCACCACCGTGCGGCCGGAAATCGAACTGGGTCCGATACGACCGCCCCAGCGGCTGGCGCCCTACAGCTACGCGCTGGGCGCTGAGGTTCGACATCCCGAGACAACGGTCGTCCCGGAGCGTTCCGAGGGTGACGCCTTCGGGCGGTTGATCCTGCTGCACGACCCCGAGGGCGCCGAGGCCTGGGACGGCACCATGCGGCTGGTCGCCTACATCCAGGCCGACCTGGACTCCAGCGAAGCCGTCGACCCGCTCCTGCCCGAGGTGGCCTGGAGCTGGCTGGTCGATTCCCTCGAAGCCCGTGCCGAGCACGTCACCGCGCTGGGCGGCACCGTCACCGCCACCACCTCGGTGCGCTACGGCGACATCTCCGGCCCACCACGGGCCCACCAGCTCGAGCTGCGGGCCTCCTGGACTGCCACCGATCTGGAGCTGGGACCGCACGTGGAGGCATTCTGCGAAGTTCTCGAGCACGCCGCCGGGTTGCCTCCCGCCGGCGTGACCGACCTGAATTCCCGTACCCGCGCGTAA